From Sphingobium sp. B2D3C:
CGCGACCGTGGAGGCGCACCTCTCCGATGAGACGATCAGGCCGCTCACGGATCATGTGATCGCGCAATCGGCCGAGATCGTCGGTTTCGAGGTGGATGCGACCCTCACCACATTCAGCGGGCCAGATGGCGCGGTGGTGCTCGATGCCGCGCGCGCGAGCCTCGATCGCTATGTGGAAGAGAGCCACCGGATCGGCCGCGATATTACGATTTCGGGGCTGCACGCGGCTTTGCACGTTGAAGGCGTGCAGAATGTCGTGCTGGCCCAGCCCACCGCAGATCTCATCATCAGCCGGACGCAGGCACCCTTCTGCACCGGGATCTCGCTCACCTATGCGGGCACCGGCGAATGACCGCGCCCAGCATCCTGCCGTCTGGCTCAACGCCGCTCGAGAAAGCGCTCGAGCAGGTGATCGCCGCCGCGCTCGATATCCCGGCACCAATCCGCAATGTCTGGTCGCCGGATCAATGCCCGATCGAGCTGCTGCCATGGCTGGCTTGGGGCCTGAGCCTCGATAACTGGTCATCGGACTGGTCGGAGGCGATCAAGCGCGAGCGCGTGCGCAAGGCGATCCCGATCGCGCGCCAGAAGGGCACGGCCGCCAGCGTGCGCAGCGTCGTGCAGAGCTTTGGCGGTTCGGTTGCGATCCGCGAGTGGTGGCAGCAGGAGCCGCGCGGCATCCCGCACACATTCGAGCTGCTGCTCAATCTTGAGCAGGCTGGCGCCCCGGCAAGCGCCGCCTTTGTCGATCAGGTCATTGCCGAGGTGAGCCGCGCCAAGCCGGTTCGCTCTCACTTCACATTCACCCAGGGCATCACGGCGCGCGGCGGCATCGGCCTTGTCGCGCGTGCGAGGCCTGCGCTGCTCGCCCGGCTCAGCTGCGCCGCGCCGGCCGCCTAATCGGAGGTTCCATGGCTCTTTCTATCATTGTCACCGATGCCGGGCGCGCTGCTCTGGTCAATGCCGCGAACAACGGCACCAATCCGGTGGTGATCACGCAAGCCGGCATCACTGCCACCGCCGTCGTGCCTTCAGCCAGCGCCACCGCCATTCCCGGCGAGATCAAACGCATCTCGACATTCTCGGGTGATGTGGTGGCCGATGACATGATCCACCTCGTTGTGCGTGATGAGACAGCTGATAGCTACGCGCTGCGCAGCTTCGGCCTCTATCTCGCCGATGGCACGCTGTTCGCCATCTATGGCCAACCCGAGCCGGTTGTGGAGAAGTCCGCGCAGGCGATGATGCTGCTCGCGATCGACATTGCCTTTGCCGATATCGATGCCGCCGCGATCACCTTCGGCGATGCCAATTTCATCAACCCACCTGCCACCGAGGAGGCGCAGGGCGTGGTGGAACTGGCGACTCCGGCAGAGACCGCCGCTGGCGTCGACACCACGCGCGCGGTGCATCCCAAGGGCCTCAAGGATACCGTCACGAGCTGGCTCAACGCGCGCTTCGGCGAGGGAAACCCGTCGGCATTCATGAAAGGCCTGCTCTCCACCGCCTCGGCAGCTGCGATGCGCTTGGCTCTTGGGATCAAGAGTGGTGCGCTTAAGGACGAAGGTGCGGGAGGCGGCCTCGATGCGGATCTGCTCGATGGGCAGCATGGCGCTTATTATGCTGACATTCCTGCGCGCCTCGGTTTTGTGCCGTGGGGGCCGAACAACGACGGTGCTGGCTCCGGCCTCGATGCCGGTCTGCTGGCTGGCCAGTTGCCCAGCTATTACACCAGTATCACTGCCCGGCTCGGCTACACCCCGCTCAATTCAACGGCATATACGGCTTCCGATGTGCGCTCGAAGCTGCTGACAGTTGATGGCGCTGGGTCGGGCATCGATGCGGATCTGCTCGATGGCCAGCAAGGCGCCTATTACACCAACATTCCCGACAGGCTCGGCTACACGCCTTTGAATAAAAACGGGGACACAGCGTACGGCTATATAATTTTCAACGCCGGGCGCGCTGGAAGTAGCTGGATCGGCGCGGCGGGTGGTGCCGAGTTAGAGGTAACGGCCAGCGCGGGCGGTGGCGCATTCATGGCCTTTCACCGCCCCGGCACTCATGCGTTCTATTTCGGGCTGGACATTGATAATCAACTCAAGATCGGCGGATGGAGTTTAGGCAGCGTCGGCCACGTCCTTTGGCATTCGGGCAACGACGGCGCCGGCTCCGGGACGGATGCCGATATGCTGGACGGCCTTCACGCCGATGCTTTCGACCGATTTGTTGCGCAAAATCTGTCTGCCACCGATGGCTATGTTGTCCACTCGAACGGCCTCAAGGAATGCTGGACGATGCTCTGGGTGCCCGCCGACAGCGCGGCGACATGGGCGCTTCCCGTCGCGCATAGCTCGTGGGTGAATCCCGTCATCGCCATGTCGATCAACAATGGCGAAAACAACGCCCAGCAGACCGTTGGCATCGTCTCGGCCACGACCTCGCACGTCACCATCTATTCGGCCGTGAACTATGGCCAATATGTTCGCATCCAGACCAAAGGCGTTTGAAATGGAAGACATGACCATCAAGATTGGCGCGCTCGACAGCGCGACCGGCACAGTGCCCGTCACATTCATGCTGGGTGAGATTGAACACAAGCGCCCCGTTAACGCCGTGATCAAGGAAAACGGCACGCATGATCGCGCCGCAACCGTCGAGCGCGTCAATGAGGTAGCGCGGGGCGTAGCGGAAAAGATCAGGGTCGGCGTCATCACCTCTGCCCCGCCGCACTCATCAGGCACTGAGTAAACCCGTGCCTTCATTCGACCCGCGATTGTCATGACAGGTGATGCCAACTTGCATCGGTCATTGAAAAAACGACCAGTTGCCTTCTCTATATGGCAATTAGGTGGTGATTAACCGGCATCGGTGAAACTAACATTCATCAAGTTTGTTTGCCGGAAGTGGAGAAATCAACAACCCTTGCTGCTCTTGTAGTCGACGATGACGCGCTGATCCTGATGCATGCCTGCAATATTCTGGAGGACGCCGGGTTTCGCTGTTTCGATGCCTGTGATGGGCGAGCCGCAGTCGAGCTTCTCGATTTGCATGCCACCTCAATCAATTTGCTCTTTTCAGATGTGGAAATGCCGGGTGGCATTGATGGCTTTGCATTGGCCCGTCATGTCACCGAGCACTGGCCACACATCGAAATCGTCATTGCCAGCGGACGAATAGCCCCTGAGCCCGGCGACATGCCGGAGCACGCCACATTTGTTGCCAAGCCTTTTAGTGCGCAGAAGGTCCACGACCATCTTCGCGCCTCTCTCCCAGACACGAAAAAGCCTGAGCCGCTAAAAACTGCGGTCTAGTTTCAAAATCCGCTGGGCTTAAGCGCCCAAACGTTCAAAAACAGCAGAGTGATCAATGGCATCAAGCAACGATGATCCGGAACGTCCTCCATCTTCAAGGGGCGGAGGAAATCTTGCAATCGTTGCAGTATTTCTCGCCATTTCCGTCCTCGCGGTTATGGCAATGCTTGTTTAGCCCGGTCCCACATTGGACAGCGCTAGCGGCTTAATGCCGCGCCGGTTTGCTTCCTCGAGAACAGCAGCTTGAAGCGCAGACACGCAATCGGCCGCTGCACTTCGTCGTGCCATCCAAGCCAGCTCATTATCGCTCATTTTCTTTGCCATCTCGGCGCAAGCTTGCTGCAACAGGCGCATCCCGGAATCCCGAATTCGAAGTCTGATCATGGGCGCAACTAGCCCGATAAGCTGCCCCGCAGTACCTGTCCCTTCGGGCAAAAATCGGCCTCAACTGTATCGATCAACGTGCCAGAACGCCTTGGAGGGGCTTGAGGGGCAACAGCCGCCTGCCTACCACTGTCCGAGCTCAATCATCTTCATCGGGCGAGACGTTCTCACCCGATGAAGCCCCGCGCATGAGCGATAACCGCGCGGCATGGTCCTGCCCATGCGCAACCCTTCCGACCTTGAGCACACCACCGGCGAAGTGATCCAGCTGGGCGCGATTGCCTCCGTGGATCCCGCGAACGCCACATGCACCGTGACGATTGGCGAGATCACCACCGGCGAGCTGCCATGGCTCGCCCAGCGTGCCGGCGGCGTGCGCTCATGGTCGCCGCCGACCGTTGGCGAGCAATGCGTGGTGCTGGCGCCCGAGGGCGATCTGGCGAACGGGCTGGTGGTGCTCGGCCTCTACAGCAATGCGCACCCGGCACCCTCGACCAATCCCGATCTCGTGCAGCTGGCGCTCAATGATGGCGCGGTGATCGAATATGATCAGGCCATCCATTCATTACGCGCGACGCTGCCCGCCGGCGGCACCGCGCAGATCGAGGCGCCCGGCGGCATCACCATCAAAGGCGATGTGACGATCGAGGGCGATATCAGCCTCGAGGGCGATATCAGCATGAGCGGCACGCTGACGGCTGAGCAGGATGTGCTGGCGGACGGCAAGAGCCTCAAGAGCCACCGGCACAGCAGCGTGACGGCCGGTGCGGCGCAGAGCGGGCCGCCGGCATGAGCGGGATGGATCGCCGCACGGGCGCCCCGCTCGACGGGCCAGACCATATCCGCCAGTCCGTGAGCGATATTCTCAGCACCGCCATCGGCGCGCGCGTCGGCCGCCGCGAATATGGCTCGCTGCTGCCCGAGCTGATCGACCGGCCGATGACCGCACCCAATATCCTGCGCCTCTATGCAGCCACGGCTCTGGCGCTCTCGCGTTGGGAAAAGCGCCTGCGCTTGCGGCGCGTCCAGCTCGTTGCGGGCGATCGCCCTGGCACTGCCTCACTCACCATCGATGCCGAGCGCACGGATGCCCCAGCGCCGAACGCCCGGCTGCGCCTCACTTACCCCCTCAACGCTTAAAATCGAGGAACCGTCCAATGGCTTTCAAGCACGGCATCACCATCACCGAAATCGATAGCGGCGCGCGCACGATCACTGCGGTGGCGACCGCCGTCATCGGCCTTGTCGCCATCGCCAGCGATGCAAATGCGGCCACCTTCCCGCTCGATAAGCCCGTGCTGATCACGGATCTTTCCGATGCGATCAGCAAAGCCGGCACCAATGGTACGCTCGCCAGCTCGCTGCGCGCGATCAATGCGATTGTGAGCACGCCCGTGGTGGTGGTGCGCGTGGAAGAGGGCGGCGATGCGGCCGAGACGGCGAGCAATGTGATTGGCGGCGATGTGGCCGGCGAAAAGACTGGCATGCAGGCCTTGCTCGCATCGCGCGCCCAGACGACGGCTCAGCCCAAGATCCTGATCACGCCCGGCCTCGAGACGCAGGCCGTCACAAAGGCGCTGGCCGTGGTGGCAAAGAAGCTGCGCGCGTTCGCTTATGCCCGCGTCGTCGGCGACACCGTGGCCGAGGCCGGCCTTTATCGCGCCAATTTTGATGAGCGCGAGCTGATGCTGATCACGCCCGACTGGCTTGTCTGGGATACGGCCACCAGCGCCAATGTCACCGGCCATGCCGCTGCCTATGCCGGCGCCATGCGCGCGCTGATCGATCAGCAATACGGGCCGCAAAAGACCCTCTCGAATGTCCCGGTGCCCGGCGTCCTTGGCATCACCAAGGATTTCTATTGGGACATCGAGAACATGGCGAGCGATGTGGGCGTGCTCAATCAGGCGCACGTCACCAGCCTCATCCGCACCGATGCCGGCTATCGCTTCTGGGGCAACCGCACCTGCGCAGCGGATACCAGCCTCTATAAGTATGAGAGCACGGTGCGCGTGGCGCAGCTGCTCGCCGATACGATCGCCAAGGGCATGTTGTGGGCGGTGGATAAGCCGCTCACCCCGTCGCTCACCCGCGACATCATCGAGACGATCAACGGCTTTTTCCGCCAGCTCAAGGCGCAGGGCGTGGTGCTGGGTGCCAATGCGTGGTTCGATTCCGCGCTCAACTCGGTGGAGAGCCTCAAGGCCGGCAAGCTGCGAATCGATTATGACTACACGGTGCCGCCCCCGCTCGAGGATCTCGGCTTCAATCAGCGCATCACTGACAAGTATCTGGCCGATTTCAGCGCAGCGCTGAGCGAGGCCTGACCCCCCGCCATCCTCTTTCCCCGATCATAGGAGCAAATCATGGGCCTCCCCCGCGTCCTCAAGAATATGATGCTGTTCAACGAAGGCTCGGCCTATCTGGGCGAAGTCAAGACAGTCACTCTCCCGACCCTCACCCGGAAGATGGAAGAGAGCCGCCTCGGCGGCATGAATGGCCCGGTGAGCTTTGACATGGGCATGGAGGCGCTTTCGGCTTCCTTCACAGCTGGTGGCCCTCTGCGCGACGTTCTGCGCCAGTTTGGCGCGACAACCATCGATGGCGTCTATCTTCGCTTTGCCGGTGCCTATCAGCAGGATGACAGCGGCAACGTCGACGCGATCGAGGTGATCATGCGCGGCCGCCACAGCGAGATCGAGATGGGCGATCAGGAGGTGGGCGAGCCGGG
This genomic window contains:
- a CDS encoding phage tail protein I, yielding MTAPSILPSGSTPLEKALEQVIAAALDIPAPIRNVWSPDQCPIELLPWLAWGLSLDNWSSDWSEAIKRERVRKAIPIARQKGTAASVRSVVQSFGGSVAIREWWQQEPRGIPHTFELLLNLEQAGAPASAAFVDQVIAEVSRAKPVRSHFTFTQGITARGGIGLVARARPALLARLSCAAPAA
- a CDS encoding response regulator: MEKSTTLAALVVDDDALILMHACNILEDAGFRCFDACDGRAAVELLDLHATSINLLFSDVEMPGGIDGFALARHVTEHWPHIEIVIASGRIAPEPGDMPEHATFVAKPFSAQKVHDHLRASLPDTKKPEPLKTAV
- a CDS encoding phage baseplate assembly protein V; protein product: MRNPSDLEHTTGEVIQLGAIASVDPANATCTVTIGEITTGELPWLAQRAGGVRSWSPPTVGEQCVVLAPEGDLANGLVVLGLYSNAHPAPSTNPDLVQLALNDGAVIEYDQAIHSLRATLPAGGTAQIEAPGGITIKGDVTIEGDISLEGDISMSGTLTAEQDVLADGKSLKSHRHSSVTAGAAQSGPPA
- a CDS encoding GPW/gp25 family protein encodes the protein MSGMDRRTGAPLDGPDHIRQSVSDILSTAIGARVGRREYGSLLPELIDRPMTAPNILRLYAATALALSRWEKRLRLRRVQLVAGDRPGTASLTIDAERTDAPAPNARLRLTYPLNA
- a CDS encoding phage tail sheath C-terminal domain-containing protein; amino-acid sequence: MAFKHGITITEIDSGARTITAVATAVIGLVAIASDANAATFPLDKPVLITDLSDAISKAGTNGTLASSLRAINAIVSTPVVVVRVEEGGDAAETASNVIGGDVAGEKTGMQALLASRAQTTAQPKILITPGLETQAVTKALAVVAKKLRAFAYARVVGDTVAEAGLYRANFDERELMLITPDWLVWDTATSANVTGHAAAYAGAMRALIDQQYGPQKTLSNVPVPGVLGITKDFYWDIENMASDVGVLNQAHVTSLIRTDAGYRFWGNRTCAADTSLYKYESTVRVAQLLADTIAKGMLWAVDKPLTPSLTRDIIETINGFFRQLKAQGVVLGANAWFDSALNSVESLKAGKLRIDYDYTVPPPLEDLGFNQRITDKYLADFSAALSEA
- a CDS encoding phage major tail tube protein, encoding MGLPRVLKNMMLFNEGSAYLGEVKTVTLPTLTRKMEESRLGGMNGPVSFDMGMEALSASFTAGGPLRDVLRQFGATTIDGVYLRFAGAYQQDDSGNVDAIEVIMRGRHSEIEMGDQEVGEPGEFSVSSALVYYKLLWNGRTEIEIDFINMIEIVDGVDRLAAQRNAIGLF